ACTTTTTTTGCCAAAGTTTTATAAACATGTTCTTTATAAAGTACAGCTGGTGCCTTTGCATTTCATAGGACAATGACCGGTGTCATTTTAACACTGACGATACATCAGTTGTCGCTTTAAATAAGTTGTTATTCCATCAAGGCCTAAGGTTTATCGATTGTGACACCAGGTAAAGGAGCTTTACTATTAAAACGATGTCAAGTTATATTCGGAGAGTCAGgcaagaagcacacacacacacacacacacacacaccgcgtagtgtagtggttagcacgctcgactcacaatcgagagggccgggttcgagttccggcgcggcgaggcaaatgggcaagcctcttaatgtgtagcccatgttcacctagcagtaaataggaatgggatgtaactcgagaggttgtggtctcgctttcccggtgtgtggagtgtgttgtggtctcagtcctacccgaagatcggtctatgagctctgagctcgctccgtaatgggaaagactggctgggtgaccagtagacgaccgtggtgaattacacacacacacacacacacaccacacacacacacacacacacacacagatatagcATCCAATAAATGCTCCAAAATCAATCAGAAACACAATCGCTTAAGCACTGCACAATCTTCGTTGTCAGTAAGGACAAGGCAATTGAGCCACCCTTGTATCGATCCATATAAGACAGTCGAAGCACAGGCAAAACGTATGAATGAAAATTCCAGACGTGTCTCCTTTATTCATACTGTTTTATAAGTTCTTGGAACGCTTACAAATCTGTGAGTCCAGTGGCAGGCTTGCATCTGGGACCACAACAGACGCCGCATAGCATATCAAATGCataccatcctttccttctttctctcttacggCATATTCGATTAATTGTACCTGAGCAAAAAACTGTGGTGACCCTAATATCACATTCGACACTATGTCTCGAAGCAAGCGATCTTTACCCGCTACTAGTTCAAAGGTCAAGAAGGAAGCGAGATTCATGCTATATATAATGTAGTTTACCATACATCCTCCACATTTTTGTCTTCTTGGGATAGTTCCTTTACTCCTGGTATCATCCTTTCTTAAGAGAACCGTAACAAATTTTTTAAAAGAAAACCCATTTTACATTCATGGATTCCCTTCACCGGCTGGGGCGTGGGAAAGCAATTAAGGGGAGCTAGACCCCACCCCAAGTTACGAGTTGTGGCAAAGAGGAAAGACCGCAGTCAcgcagaaaagtgaaagacgccAAGGTTAACTGACGCGTTTCAAACACCCGTCACCAATATTGTCTCAAAATGGTATTAATTCCCTTGACTCTTCCATTCTGTTCAGTTTACTggcactttccctcctccatcagAATCACTCGACAATGCTCATATCATATCAATAATTCATCTACTTAAGTTGCAAATCTATTTTTGTACTCAGATTTTTATGTAGCTTATCCTGCAACTATATATCTGCGGTTGTTCTGTTTAGAAGGCTGCTATTCTACTCGCCCACTCTGTTATTTCATCCCTGCCGACACTTGGTTTAAGTTGTCACTCTATCTTACAAAATGTAATTTCATCTGTACCCAGATTATCATTGTacttattttacacacacacacacacacacacacacacacacacacactctctctctctctctctctctctctctctctctctctctctctctctctctctctctctctctctctctctctctctgtgttgtaAAGGTCTTTGTCTTTTAgtcttttctgtttgtctgatttctttcttttctctaattccTGTCCTTTGCTAGTCTCATGGTTCACCCACCTTCCTCTACAACCTTGGCACAACCTCGCTGCCTCACCCGCGTCCGGCTCTCGAGGGCGTGCAACGGCCAGACGGGTGTCAAGGTAATGTTCTGTTGCCTGCAGACGGTTGTGAGCGAGGGATGGGGGTGTTGATTGTGGTGGGGGATTACAGCATGGGGATGGCAATGTGGAGCGGGATACCCGCTTGATAGTGGCAgtaggtgatggtggcagtagaGAGTGCGAGATGGCCATGGCCGTGACGGCGATGGTGGTGCCGGGAGGGATGGGTTATGATGGTAATGGAGGTGgtaagtggcggtggtggtggtggtgggtgttggggCTGACACCGTTCTCACGCTGCCGTCAGTTTTTCCCACGTGGTGTTGTGCGAGGCGGCCGCTAGAGCGCAGCACCACTCACCAGTCCGCTGCCGCGCTAGTCCCAACCACGGAGCAGCGACTCAGTCCCTCCCTCGCCCCTGACGTGAGTGCCGCTGACCCGCACGCTTCGCTGAGGTCACATGTGCCGCGTCTGAGCCCAAGGGATCCCGCGCGTCATCCAGCCCGACTTAACCATGAAGGTGGAACGCGCCAGCTCCGTGTGCTCTGAGGACGCACCGTCTTCGCCGGACTCCATCATGTCAACAGGAGAGTCCCCTTCGCTTGAATCACCTCAGCCTTCTCCGGGTCCGCTTACTGATCCCTATGACGACCAGCGGATGTATTCTCCTGCGTACACTGCGCCCAGCCCTGCCTACAGCACCTCCAGTagtggcagcggcagcagtgaAGCCGGCAGCACCGGAGACGCCTCTCCCGTCAGTAGCCCGGGCTACCAGCGCTCCTCCTCGCCAGACTTTGGGTTTCAGTTTCCCCCTGACTCCGGATACCCTGGGGTGGAGCAGTTCGGGTGCCAGGCAGAGTTCGTGCGAGCTGTGCAAGAAGGCGACCCCCGCGAGCTGAAGCGCATCCTGACACGGTATTCGCAGCTTGTGCAGATCAATGGTTTTACTGCTGATGGCCAGACGGCGCTGACGCAGTCCTGTCTGGACGGCAACCTGGAGGTGGTGAAGATGCTGGTGGCACATGGTGCGTCGCTACACCTCACCAATAGGGACGGTTTTTCACCTCTTCACCTTGCCTGTTGGCGCGGTAAATACGACGTGATGCAGTATTTGCTGCGTTACGCTTCCAGCAGACGGTAGTTGTTGTGATACCGCTCCAGCCCAGCAACTTGTGCCATGCGTGTGTGTCGTGCAGCGCCGCGCGGCCCGCCCGCCCCGTGCAATACTGAATAGCGGTGGTCCAGCACGACGGCCGTCGGGCCGCGCCTCGCCGACCGGGATGTTACAGTCTGTGATGTTGACGCTGTGTATAGGACTGTCCCGCCGTGCTGGCCGCCCGGGCCTTACCCCTCCCTCACGCCCACGGTGCCGCCCCCGCCCCTGCTCCACCCAAGTCGCCCGTCACTCGACAAGTTACCTCAGTATTATTCTTCATGAGCGAAGTGGCGACCGGTGGCCCCAGGTAGGGTGCAGCGGGACGGGGCGGTGGTCCGAGATGTGCAATACGTGAAGGACGTCGCTGCGTGAGTGATGTCAGTTGGTAAATAGAGACACTGTCGTAAACTACCACAGTAAAGATTGTGATACAGGGCGGCTCAGACTCGACCCAGTGGTGGTGACCCGACTCCTGCCCCGCCTCTCCTGCCACAGGAGGACAGATGGTGTACCCTGCCCGCCACGTCCAGCCCGGCCAGCCTGTCGAAGAGGACCctcacagaaaaagaagaaaaaatggtagCAAAAACTCCCGCCTCTCACGATACTCGGGAGTAACAAAAACAGCAGCGTAAGAGAATGGATTCCCCGGCAGTAGCGAGGAGCAACAACCGCAGCAACAGCATAAGGAACGATCTTCATGCAACTCACTCCTGCCCACCATATTCCCTGGCAGGATAGAACACCAGAGGGACGACAGGATAGGAAgatgcctcctcttctcccttccctttcagcCGGCCCCCCCCCCTCCTCACCATCTCCCCGCGATCCTCCCCAAGCTCACTGGTTTGGGCGAGTGATACCTAAGTGAGGGATATACAAGGGTCAGACTCTTCTGCTCACCCCTCCCTGCCACcctcctgtgtgtttgtgtgtgtgtgtgtgtgtgtgtgtgtgtgtgtgaaaccgtCGCCCGTCCTGTAAGCGACTGATAGCTTATTGGTTTAAGCTCTGCTACCGCAAGTAaggcagactctctctctctctctctctctctctctctctctctctctctctctctctctcacacacaccaacactatCTACCGCCTCCACTCAGCCTCACCCGTCCCACACTCCCTGGCCGCCAACAGGTGGtgtcggcggcggcggcggcggtggcggtggaggaggtggtggtggtggtggtggtggaagctggCCGTGGGAAAGAAAGGcagcggttgtggtggtggtggcgcgttGGGGCGAATCTCTACcgtaccaccaccgctaccgcccccatacccttcccttccctcagtccctccctccgtcccgcGCCTGTAGAGACCCCCCACCActagcgcgcgcgcacacacacacacacacacacacacacacacacacacacttacttatctctttaaaaacacaaatttgTGAGAGGCACTGTGATTTTGAGTGTgcaaggatggaagaggagaacgagaagagagggcaggaaggctggctggctggcgaattatgtgtatgtgtgcacgGAGAGGGAGCGACAAGACAGTTAGTGTGTACATGAATGGACCATCTGCGTACGTACTCCCTGAAGAGCTTCAGAGTGTAAATGAACAGACAGTCTTTCCCTGTGCGCTGTATGTGAGAACCTGTGTACGTAATGTTTCCAGACGGGCCTGAATGTCTCTTCCCATGTGTACGTGAGAATCCATTGTGCACACAAGTCTTGGTTGTGTACGTAAGGAGTCGTGGACATCCCCAGAGGTTGTGCCCGGCCGCTCCGCCACAGTGATACGCCCTAATGTGCCTTAAAACTTTATGTTAAGTTGTTGTCTGTTGAAACGTTTTCCcgattttacttttgtttttaggGGCGCGGGAGTcgtccctttttcctccccaagtgtattattgtcattattattattattatcattattattattattattattattattatcattattattattattattatcatcattattattattattattatttgacttCAGATATCGATCCTATATTTCTTTAATACAGTTATATTTTTGTAAGAAAGCTTTTCATTTACTACAGTGCATCCTTTGTCTCTTAAGTCTTGATCGTTCggatactgcacacacacacacacacacacacacacacacacacacacacacacacacacacacacacacacacaaagtataaTGAAAATGTATTCAATACTGAACAATATCTAGCTTAGTTCCTGCAAAGGTTTGtatctcgaaaaaaaaaaaaagggaaatgaaaagtaatTGTTGAAATTGCTTAACATTATATACTTGAAACAATACAAACACCCATGATACACACTGCTGGTAGCATAATATTGGCTCTATGTTGTACTGGAAACATAGCCACGAGTTCTCAGCGCTCACGTCAAGTGATTCATATAGGCTGCTAGTCTGCTAGGGTTGAAATGTATTAATTCTTTCTTATACAGTACATGGCAACAAATGGAAATGACTTCAGCTTTCAAAAGTGCTCTCATTCCATCATTGGTGATTATCAGAGAATTTGTATTaccaatgacaaaaatatgcatGAGAACATATCTAATcttctgtggactttgaaaatagtcctgaTGAGAGAATTACTTTAACGTATGAGTCACAATAGTGTTAGAGACCTGTCAGTATgtactaccacacacctccacGCTGCATTACGCTGACCATATTAGATGAAACATCGCTAAGGGATGTAACAAATCATAACACACTTGCATAGGAAAATATGAATATGGATTTATGTAATACATACTACATACGTACTGTACATATGATTCAGactgcaattctctctctctctctctctctctctctctctctctctctctctctctctctctctcgactaaatgaatgaatgaacaaagaaGCCTGGAAGCATCCAATGTACACATGAATAGTGGAGggataggagaagaggaagtagtaTTACCTTAGCACCGTCGTTTCCTGAGATCGAACTTAATTTCACTGACAGAGTGAGGTTGTTACCAACATCAGTATCGTCAGCAGGACAACGGCAGCAGACCTGGGTAGTCAGCAGATGGGATCTAGCAGTCCTCTCCGCTCACCACTTGGAAAACCAcaaaatttactttttttttttttgtgtgtgtgtgtgtgtgtgtgtgtgtgtgtgtgtgtgtgtgtgtgtgtgtgtggtttgcatCAGATTCTTATGGTGACTGTCATGTGTTAGTAGTTTGGCttattccttcatattttttttcttttttttttctgttcctcggCTTGCAAAGAAACGTTCGCCTTtggactattactactactacaactgctactactactactactactactactactactactactactactactactactactactactactactactactactactactactactactactattactactactactacaact
Above is a window of Portunus trituberculatus isolate SZX2019 chromosome 43, ASM1759143v1, whole genome shotgun sequence DNA encoding:
- the LOC123518297 gene encoding protein phosphatase 1 regulatory subunit 12B-like; its protein translation is MKVERASSVCSEDAPSSPDSIMSTGESPSLESPQPSPGPLTDPYDDQRMYSPAYTAPSPAYSTSSSGSGSSEAGSTGDASPVSSPGYQRSSSPDFGFQFPPDSGYPGVEQFGCQAEFVRAVQEGDPRELKRILTRYSQLVQINGFTADGQTALTQSCLDGNLEVVKMLVAHGASLHLTNRDGFSPLHLACWRGKYDVMQYLLRYASSRR